gtcacttgtggaagttTCTGCTTTTTAGATGCTTTTGGGCCTCTACAAATTCCACATGGTGTCCAAATTTGCACTCCAAAAATTAAATTGTGCTTTCCAAGCACTGCCCTTAGCCCAATATTAGCTTTTCATCACATATGGGGTAACACCATATTAGGGAGAAATATGCAACAAATTATGGgtccatttttttttatcttttacccCTGTGTAAAGATTTTCAAATTTCAGCTAATAAAACATTTCActtgaaaaaaatttaatttttaattttcacatgcaaATGTACTGTAATGAAGTTTTGTGAAGCACCAGAGTACAAATAGTCACATGTATGAGAACTCTTTAAGGGATTTAGTAGGTCGTGTGTGGGGGCGCTTCTGCCATTTTGGTAccttagaggctctgcaaatgagTGTTCCAGGTCCAAAAATCAAATAACGATTCTTTCCTTCCAAGCccagtcgtgtgcccaaacagtgtttaccCACATATGGGATAATGGCATATTTAAGGCAAATGGCAAAATaaatattggggtccattttctcctattaacccttgtgaaaattacaaatgtgaggctaaagcaatattttagtgatcaaaataaaaatgtaattttacatttttttttttcattccactttgcctTAACTCTACAGGTACTACACAGGAATTAACAGGTTTCCTGACAGTTGTTTAGAATAATTtgaggggtgtttttttttttttttttaataaaatatcactTCTggtggttttccaatatatagactCCGCAAAGGTCACTCAAATTGGATAGGTCTGTAAaaattgaatggaaaaaaaaaaaaaaatttacatcacAACTAAAAGGATGCTTACATAAAAAACGATAATGACAAAAGTTGACAAATTGGAAGTGTTATTTCATGTATATTACTGCTTTTTGCTGTAGTTTCAGACATGCTCCTCGTTGACAGATTGTGTATTCTGATACCCCTACACTACGGTATCTAAAACTAAACAGTATTAATCTGAGATATTTAAAAACACACATTAACGATACCTGGAACACTGAACGCTGTCACTTGACATGCACTATTCTTGTTTTATTTTTGTATAATTTGGGGCAAGAAAGACCCACTGAAAGTGGCCATCTGGAAGTGCATCCCATGTATCTATTGCGGATAagcaaaaatgtatgaaactgaacaATGTTCTTAATTAACATTTTGATCATAATGTATAAGCACACTGCCACAGAACAGTGGGTCCATAACCAGTGTCAGTGCGGTGCTGTGACGGCGGGGTAACGGACTTGTGTCCTACAGCACTAATGCCTTCAGGCCGAGACCCCACAACAACTTTGATAGGTTCACATGACCATATTATATTATCGGAGCACTGTTCATGGGAAAAGTGAACCGCACATGGACTAATGATATTCAACGGGGCCATGCGGATGTGAACCGAGCCTAACCACACAACACCGAGTCAAGAGTAAATTAATGTATACTGTTTGGATGTGTGGTCCATGCGTTATTCTACTGTAGAAAAGTAGAATGCACACATTTGTACCTACAAGAAAGAAAATAATGGACCAACATAAAAATTGAACTGCTTTTAAAAATATTTGATATTTCATAAATTTGTATTGTTTTCCCTTTTCTGTGAAACAAGAGACGGCAATCAGGCACCTATGTACTCCGAATGAAGTACCGGATCTGCATTGTACGCTGTTGCTCACTGCAGCCATGTAATAGTCCGTCCAACCAAACTTCACACGGGTCACCCTCCAATAGTCTAAGATTTCATGATAGGCTTTAAAATTTACTTTGTTTCTTTCCATATCAGAAGTGTGATGAGGTGTCACattaaaaggtaccttcacacataacgatatcgttgctttttgtgacgtagcaacgatatcgttaaggaaatcgttatgtgtgacagcgaccaacgatcaggcccctgctgggagatcgttggtcgctgaacaaagtccagaactttatttcgtcgctggatctcccgtggacatcgctggatcggcgtgtgtgacaccgatccagcgatgtcttcactggtaaccagggtaaacatcgggttactaagcgcagggccgcgcttagtaacccgatgtttaccctggttaccagcgtaaaagtaaaaaaacaaaaacaaacactacatacttacctaccgctgtctgtccccggcgctgtgctctgcactcctcctgtactggctgtgtcggtcagccggaaagcagagcggtgacgtcaccgctctgctttccggccgctgtgctcacagccagtacaggaggagtgcagagaagcagagcgccggggacagacagcggtaggtaagtatgtagtgtttttttttttttacttttacgctggtaaccagggtaaacatcgggttactaagcgcgtccctgcgcttagtaacccgatgtttaccctggttacccggggacttcgggatcgttggtcactggagagctgtctgtgtgacagctctccagcgacgctgcagcgatccggatcgttgtcggtatcgctgcagcgtcgcttaatgttaaGGGGCCTTTTGTCTAGGGCTACACGGTTTGTGTACAGGAGATCAGTGTTGCATAGCGGCTACCAATTTCCTATGGCATAGCATGGTGACACTTTCCAAATATATTTGATCTTCTGTCGCTAGATGTAGATAGCATGCAGGTTTTTATGTCCTATGGCAAAATTACTGCTCTAGGTCTCCATAGGCCGACTTGGGACTCTCCACGAGTGGAAACTTTAGCTGTAAAGCAATCGTGCACCATCAAGCTGCACAAGTGTTTACGGTCACGTATCCGGTCTGAGAATTGCCGTCACACGACATCGCCATCTAGTTCCAGTCTTACAACTTCAAGAATTTTTGCTTAGGTACCCATTTTCTTAATTGATCAGAGCTAAGCGTTTTcaggaaataaaacaaaacattgttataaaaaaaaaaaaggaactttatTTTGAAACAAGGAAGAACAAATAggaaaaaaagtaacatttcccacagaaGTTTGTTTTGAACTGGAgcttacaacaacattttttttctcagcaccaaaactatataaaaaaaaaaaaaaattatacaaacaGCCATAGATTAGTATCTATAAGCATACACGTAATATTGCACTTTATTTCTTTAGAAATTTGGATTCATTCGTTTCTAGTTAGGAAACCATCTTGAATGCTGGGCTATATTTGCcaacttttttttcttcctttttaagAATCTGCCCAATACatgtataaaaaagaaaaacaaaaaaccataATGCCTCTAAACAGAGTAAATAAATATCTTCACAAACCTTGCAGAagttttaagcatttttttttttttttttttgatttaccACATTTCATGCGATACAGTGCCAGTGGCCTTAATGCTAATAAACCTCACATACCGGTACATTTGCAGTGGCTATTAATATTGGTCGACCCTATTCAGACATAAAACGTTGCCTATAGCTTTACAGGCAAGCCAGGAATtgttccccatttttttttttataatctatgGAAAAATGGAACAAtagttttgagaaaaaaaaaaaatatatgttttactGCTGATTACATGAGAACTAAATCAGCGTTTAAAACAGAATAGTGAATCAGAGAAGGAGGAAAAATAGAAAAGGTCAAAACTACTGTTATATCCTCTTATGTCAGAAAGTGAAAACCAAGACGTCGGATAAATCACTTAAAACGTGACCAATAGTTGTTATATCTTCactgtggaagttttttttttttttattttatttttttaactgaaaCTTCACTAAGTTAGCTTAAAAAAAAAGGACACTTGCAAAAAGCATGGATTAAAGTGGATGTCAAAAGTTTTCACGGTTCAGCTTCCTTGTCAGAAGAGCAACTTCGTTTCAACATTCGCAACACTATGGCGGGACTATTCTGATATGGGGTCCAGCAGACCGTGCTGTGCGGACGACTTGGTTTGATGCAAGCACTCACCACATGTGCTATATCTTGTAGGGAGAGTGATGAATGCATTAATACATTAGCTGTACAATAGCCCAAGAAAAAGCTTCAGTGTATAGAAACGATTCAGTAAcactgttatttaaaaaaaaaaaaaaaaaaaaaaaaatcataatatttCTATCTACCGTGGGCCAAATTTGAGTAGCGCTTTGATATTTATACTAAACACAGCCCACATTAATGCCCTAAATttatgtgcagaaaaaaaaaaattataggagtttttttttttttattttgctaacTTTTTTCGTTTTACTTTCTTGTGCATATTAGCCAACGCCACCTTATAACTCCCCACATTGTACAGTGCAAAGTAAAGACACAAACAGAATATTAAAGTTTGGCAAGTGATGAAATCTCCTGAGATTAAGTGATTTGTAGAAATCTGTAACAAAATCCTGCTTGGGGTGACCGTATAAAGGCAAAATGTTTTAGAAACTAAGCATACAATCTTAAAGAAAGTCTGATTTCCTCATGTGGTATTTTTCGCTCTTCTGTATAATTTTTCCTAAACCCACTGGAAGTGGCGCTATTCTACAACAGTAGGTCGTAAACCATAACAGCAATAAACTGGCATGAAGGCATTTGATGGGTGTAAAGAAATCCGTTGCTGTATGCAAGCTGAAGATGGTGCACATGCAGCCATAATGGACAATACTAAGCATGTAGAGCCCAGGctacaagaaaacaaaaaatatatatattagtgcATTTGTCACTGCATTGTCTCTTGCTTGCGTCTTGGTGTGCACAACACAACCAAATTTAAGGAGGAAAGCTGTAGTGATTCCACTCTGCTCTACATACACACTGAATGTGTGGCGATCAGCGGGAGAGGAATCCAGATCCTCTGTTCACTACGCGCCGGGCATCTTGCCGCTCGACTGTGCCGTAAGAGCGCAGCATCTTTGTGTGCCGACAGCACGACAGTCTGACTTCCAAAAGTATGGAGCACAAACGTATTACAAAGCTGTAAGCGCCATAATCATGACCACAGGTGGATTCAGTTTGCAGCTTCCAAGGGGAGACTCAAACTGTATTTTCCGAAAGTCTTCCATTATGGCTGCCATGTCTCATTGTCGGCAGTTAACTTAAGTCTCATCGGCTGAAAAATTGCAGATTACTTCAGCGAGATGGACAGGAGGGATGGTCTTCTACCGGCTGATCAGGGTTTGGATCAACctaaaggagaaaaaataaaaaaaatagatgtaTACAGGTCAGAATTTCACATGAACCTCAAACACAAGCAAGCTCTAAACAGAGGATGAATTCACGATCAAGAAATGTATCAAGGGGCCTGAAGAAATTCCATGACACGAGCCATCTAAGGCGCTTTTCTCGACATTCGATACGTCTGTTCTGGATGCAATATAGTTAATGCTCCTACTAAGAGTGGATACCTTAATCAATACCCTACCCCTTGTCACACAAGGCTAGCTGTTCATATTAATTCATATATCTAGCACTAGCTTACCTCTGAGTAAAGAGGTGGAGGCAGGTAACGAAATTCTTGGATATAAGCAAAAAGTGGTCCTTGAAGtgccaactcaaagtgatcacacaTATTGGATGTCACCATATTTTGCCTTTGCTCCTCTGTGACAATTTCTGCATAGCTTGGAGGTGCTAAAAAAATAAAGTAACAAAATAAATATTGTAAATCGCCGTCAGATAATAGATTTTTAAGCAATGCCGCCATAGTACTGCATGATCCTGCACACGCATTTTAATAGCCATCAGCACGTGGAAgaacacgctgtgattgcaacaccTGGAAAGATTAAATAAAAGGATTGCAAAATTACCTTCAGGTCGCTCCGGTAGAACTAAACCCAGCCAGTTATTCATGCTGTACTGACTGCTTACACTAGATGTCCGACTGCCAAATGGGTGCAAAGGAATTGTTCCAATGACAAGAGGTAAATTAAGAAATAAGTCCATAGCGCCTGGAATATCCACGTACACCTAAAAAAGAAGTAAAATGGTTATTGTGAAATATGCATCGTCCCTTTATGTAGAAAACAACTGGCTGTGTTCTTAGGGAGTAATCACACCCGGGGTGCAGCAGTGACGCGGACCACCTAATGACCATATTACAAGTCTTCGATGGTGGCAATTTAGTCATAGTAGCACTAGACCAATTACTAGACTGGAGATCTTTAGTGCCCCTACTGGCACTGTATATGGCTTACACTTTTCCGCTTTGGTTCACCAATTACTATACTAAGATCAGATTGAATATTCCCCCTTGGATGAAAATATTAGATCTTTAGTGAATGGCCCTTTCAAACAGTGGCTTAGAGCGGTCAGTTAATTGGGCATTTGGCATCATCCGGTCATGCTTACCATGAGCGAATATTCTACGCGGATGATGCTGCAGTCAATGATTGAGGGGGATACTGGTGGAATTTTTAGCAGCTTGCCATTCCAGGTCTCCGTTTTTCCAGAAGAAAGGGATTCTCCCCGCAAGTTGGCAACGAGCTGCTTCACCTCCTTCATTTTCCCTTTGGCATAGAAAGTCTGTGTTTGATAAATGGCCGCCTTAGGCACAACCATTCTGGAAGAGCAATTCTCAATCTCGGCGAAAATTTGAATTGATTCACCTTCAAGAAAGAGATAAAACACAGGCTTTAAGGAATCCGCAGCTACACGGTAATATATAAAGAGCCAAACCACTACACGACACTAACATTTATCTTCGCTTCGAGCCACCAAGAAGCTGAAGAGATCATTTCCTTCCCTACCTAATCTTGAAGGCTTTATGATCAatatatgtaataaaaaaaataaaataaccctCTCCTCACACATACCTGGTGTATAGCCCTTCCTTTCAATTTTGGCACTTAGGGAGATTGGACCTGAGGTACAAAACCAGCAACACAGAGTTTTCTCTTTTGTGCCCGCCTGTGGTGACTGAAAGAGAAAAGGCCAAATTTAGTTGTAATAATATAAAGAACTCCATACACAAGACACCAttgtagtgaaaaaaaaatgtatatttaggGGAAGACTAGTAAAATGAATCAGGACATTACAGGACAAGTCCCCAACTAGGTAGATGTATGGGACGCAAGACCAGAAAATGGTCCTGCCACTAAAAATAGGGTGTCGTAAAAAATTATTTCTAgttaaacaaaacatttttttccccatcCAATATTTTACTAgcgtttgaaaaaagaaaaaaaaaaatatatatatatatatatagtagtatatagtCTGGCCAGGCAAAGGTTAACAATAGGTTCCAGCATGCCGTAGAAAGCAGTATGTGCATCGGCTTCACCATTACTTTAAAAGGCATGCGTGGTAGATAAAAATTGGATTTTTAGATTTTAAAAAACCATTTATGGCTTGGGAAATTTTACTGTCAAAGAAAAATCCAAAATTCCTTACCAGTAATGAAGGAGTGTTGATATCTATATGCTCAAACACGGTGAATTCCTTCTTTAATTTTACTGGTAGCAGCCAGGCTCTGTGCAACTCTGCTTTCACCCAATAACGCACACTGCCGTGTCTGCCTTCAAATGAGGTAGCGAGTGGTCTGCGCGAGGAAGGAAGGCAAATTAGTGACAGTGTTCATTACAGGCTCGTCAGTACAGCCCATCGCCGCCTGCAGCAGAGGCCTAGGTTCAGCAAACCAAACAATTAGCTGGGGGCGTCATTATCCTGGCCAGTCGCTAAAGAAGGACATTAGAGAGGAGACCCATGCCCGGTATATATTACATTACGCTACCCGCCCCTGGACTGGATGTCTGGTGAGGGGTTTCTAGATCAGGGTGTGGGGGTTTCATCACATGGACAAGATACTTACGTCTGTGGAAGCTCAAAACTGAATGCATATTCATGGCGTCCTGAAAGAATAGTGGTCAGTCCTTCTTCAGAATTATCgtcatctggaaaaaaaaaaaagcagaaaaagatGTATAGATCAGCATTCGGAAAGCTGCCGCCAACTCCTGCCTGTTGATTTGACTATTGGATCGGGCTCTGGACCTGTATTTCTCTCCATGACCAGTGCTGCTGGGGTTGGCCACCTTTGGAGACACTTCTTATTTAAATGCTGATATTTTGGGCTATAAACCAATTTTTGGGAGGAATTCGGGTCAATTACAAATATTAGTCTTCAAAGGTGGTATAAACTGCTGACTGCAGAATAGGTCAACAGAGTCTGGGCTCATTCTGATGGTCCAGTGAGCTCCTCCATCAGCAGGTTTATGGACAGGAAATCAGACTGTTGAAGCCAAAAAACAGTGCAATTGGTTTTATGAAAACCAGTTGCTAAACTATGAATACATTGAAAAATGTGAAAATAATGTCCCCCGAGGTGAACACCCCTTGCCGTTTCCCCCATTATCACATCTAGTCGCCCCCATAAAGAACCACATTTAAGGGTTAACCCCAGAAAGTCCAGCTGTGAAGGTTACATAAATAACCAGTATTTATTAGGGATAACAGCAGCCGAGAGGCTGACCCAAATACCGGGACCGAACAATAGGACGATACAATGAAGTCCAGTCCGGGGCGGCGCCTAGTCGCAGGACACACGTTAACCTTCACGCGCCACCTGTGCACGATTATCACAAGGGCCATACACCGGATTCTGGGAGTCCGGAGAGCACGGGGTGTGCGGAGAGCCCGGGGTGCGCGGAGAGCCCGGGGTGCGCGGAGAGCCCGGGGTGCGCGGAGAGCCCGGGGTGCGCGGAGAGCCCGGGGGGTGCGCGGAGAGCCCGGGGGGTGCGCGGAGGGCACGGGGGGTGCGCGGAGGGCACGGGGGGTGCGCGGAGGGCACGGGGGGTGCGCGGAGGGCACGGGGGGTGCGCGGAGGGCACGGGGGGTGCGCGGAGGGCACGGGGGGTATGCGGAGGGCAC
This region of Ranitomeya imitator isolate aRanImi1 chromosome 1, aRanImi1.pri, whole genome shotgun sequence genomic DNA includes:
- the ARRDC3 gene encoding arrestin domain-containing protein 3 isoform X2, whose product is MVVPKAAIYQTQTFYAKGKMKEVKQLVANLRGESLSSGKTETWNGKLLKIPPVSPSIIDCSIIRVEYSLMVYVDIPGAMDLFLNLPLVIGTIPLHPFGSRTSSVSSQYSMNNWLGLVLPERPEAPPSYAEIVTEEQRQNMVTSNMCDHFELALQGPLFAYIQEFRYLPPPLYSEVDPNPDQPVEDHPSCPSR
- the ARRDC3 gene encoding arrestin domain-containing protein 3 isoform X1 yields the protein MVLGKVKSLTISFDCLNGSHVPVYSSGDTVSGKVNLEVTGEIRVKSLKIHARGHAKVRWTESRNAGSNTAYTQNYTEEVEYFTHKDLLIGHERDDDNSEEGLTTILSGRHEYAFSFELPQTPLATSFEGRHGSVRYWVKAELHRAWLLPVKLKKEFTVFEHIDINTPSLLSPQAGTKEKTLCCWFCTSGPISLSAKIERKGYTPGESIQIFAEIENCSSRMVVPKAAIYQTQTFYAKGKMKEVKQLVANLRGESLSSGKTETWNGKLLKIPPVSPSIIDCSIIRVEYSLMVYVDIPGAMDLFLNLPLVIGTIPLHPFGSRTSSVSSQYSMNNWLGLVLPERPEAPPSYAEIVTEEQRQNMVTSNMCDHFELALQGPLFAYIQEFRYLPPPLYSEVDPNPDQPVEDHPSCPSR